A genomic stretch from Sceloporus undulatus isolate JIND9_A2432 ecotype Alabama chromosome 5, SceUnd_v1.1, whole genome shotgun sequence includes:
- the NDUFC1 gene encoding NADH dehydrogenase [ubiquinone] 1 subunit C1, mitochondrial: protein MKAFAATLYRSAFTAKKDDPNHPNWVKVGLALGSTHGIWWLVLKQHNDDLAEYERRKAQRGS, encoded by the exons ATGAAGGCTTTTGCCGCCA CATTATATCGATCTGCATTCACTGCAAAGAAGGATGATCCAAACCATCCCAATTGGGTGAAAGTTGGTCTGGCTCTTGGTTCCACACATGGCATATGGTGGCTGGT TCTCAAACAACATAATGACGATTTAGCAGAATACGAAAGGAGAAAAGCACAACGAGGGTCTTAG
- the LOC121932301 gene encoding uncharacterized protein LOC121932301 isoform X1, with protein MSVPRETAFREFTRLNLRPVVPPGDKPLSPRATTSASTSAPRRSSTGPSAFQFPARPAARVRAPEIPLTSGTDSEDEPLLPSGEPSDDDDTSVQASPQQIHHPDPSSPTDDVRSFNEHIIKMSRALGIDLSYPEEEARDPVEHWVHGRVPTPPSIPLLPSFDSIVRRSWDTPTSLVGSSRKIEALYRISPSSCSWLTDHSRQNSAIVEGAQQTFVPKQATSPADREAKKIDGLARKAYSASAPVVKAINYTACMGAYVQTLMEGISPLVPDVPDEVQRRLVEIRDEAHSVESWLITASRNVADCAGQAMSASLALCQHAWLRGSDLNASVKSTIEDMPLDSTGLFHADTDERLNRKFRMKAAVRKHGMSSSSIQPFRKRQRQWQPQGQSQGPVVRDGRLEGCLLPHRNSGVPQEIPRLRRRLHRIPLQRAPLWPCHGSEGLHKVHGANGGVPSSEGLQGLPLPGRLAVCRRLTAGPPRRNLIRLAPFGLPRTGRQRGEVSLHPDQTGQEATPFSLQTVSRHW; from the exons ATGTCAGTACCAAGGGAGACCGCCTTCAGGGAGTTTACCAGGCTGAATCTCCGCCCGGTCGTTCCTCCAGGTGACAAGCCTCTATCCCCGCGTGCGACGACTTCAGCTTCAACATCTGCACCGCGTCGCTCCTCGACAGGTCCATCAGCGTTTCAGTTCCCGGCGCGCCCAGCGGCTCGGGTGAGAGCCCCGGAGATCCCGCTCACTTCGGGCACCGATTCCGAAGACGAGCCTTTGCTACCGTCCGGAGAACCGTCAGACGATGACGATACCTCCGTCCAGGCGTCCCCGCAGCAGATTCATCACCCGGATCCATCTTCCCCAACTGACGATGTACGCTCATTTAATgagcacatcattaagatgtccagggctctgggcATTGATCTTTCCTACCCAGAGGAAGAGGCTCGGGATCCTGTAGAGCATTGGGTGCATGGCCGGGTGCCCACGCCGCCCTCCATTCCACTGCTGCCGTCCTTCGATTCCATCGTCCGGAGGTCATGGGATACGCCGACGTCCCTCGTCGGCTCCTCTAGGAAGATCGAGGCTCTCTACCGGATCTCCCCATCGAGTTGCTCTTGGTTGACCGACCACTCCAGGCAGAACTCAGCGATTGTTGAAGGGGCCCAACAGACCTTCGTCCCAAAGCAGGCGACTTCCCCAGCCGATCGGGAGGCTAAAAAGATTGATGGTCTAGCCAggaaggcctactcggcatcaGCCCCCGTCGTCAAAGCCATcaattacaccgcctgcatgggggcctatgtcCAGACATTGATGGAGGGCATCTCGCCActcgtcccggacgtcccggaCGAGGTCCAGCGACGCTTGGTGGAGATCCGGGATGAAGCCCATTCGGTCGAGAGTTGGCTTATCACCGCCTCCAGAAATGTGGCCGACTGCGCAGGACAGGCGATGTCAGCTTCGTTGGCTCTATGCCAACATGCGTGGCTGAGGGGGTCAGACCTCAATGCCAGCGTCAAGTCGACTATTGAGGACATGCCCCTGGACAGTACCGGCCTCTTCCATGCTGACACCGACGagcgcctgaaccgcaagttcaggatgaaggcggcagTGAGGAAGCATGGGATGTCCTCTTCTTCCATCCAGCCATTCCGGAAGAGGCAGCGCCAGTGGCAGCCCCAAGGTCAGTCACAAG ggcctgtggttcgcgacggtcGACTTGAAGGATGCTtacttccacatcggaattcgggagttccacaggagattcctcgccttcgccgtcggctccaccgcataccactacaacgtgctccccTTTGGCCTTGCCATGGCTCcgagggtcttcacaaagtgcatggcgcCAATGGTGGcgtaccttcatcagaagggctacagggtcttcccttacctggacgactggctgtttgtcgCCGACTCACAGCAGGACCTCCGAGACGCaatctcattcgccttgcaccttttggactccctcggactggtcGTCAACGAGGAGAAGTCTCACTTCACCCCGACCAGACAGGCCAAGAGGCtacgcctttctccctccagaccgtttccaggcatTGGTAG
- the LOC121932301 gene encoding uncharacterized protein LOC121932301 isoform X2 has product MSVPRETAFREFTRLNLRPVVPPGDKPLSPRATTSASTSAPRRSSTGPSAFQFPARPAARVRAPEIPLTSGTDSEDEPLLPSGEPSDDDDTSVQASPQQIHHPDPSSPTDDVRSFNEHIIKMSRALGIDLSYPEEEARDPVEHWVHGRVPTPPSIPLLPSFDSIVRRSWDTPTSLVGSSRKIEALYRISPSSCSWLTDHSRQNSAIVEGAQQTFVPKQATSPADREAKKIDGLARKAYSASAPVVKAINYTACMGAYVQTLMEGISPLVPDVPDEVQRRLVEIRDEAHSVESWLITASRNVADCAGQAMSASLALCQHAWLRGSDLNASVKSTIEDMPLDSTGLFHADTDERLNRKFRMKAAVRKHGMSSSSIQPFRKRQRQWQPQGPVVRDGRLEGCLLPHRNSGVPQEIPRLRRRLHRIPLQRAPLWPCHGSEGLHKVHGANGGVPSSEGLQGLPLPGRLAVCRRLTAGPPRRNLIRLAPFGLPRTGRQRGEVSLHPDQTGQEATPFSLQTVSRHW; this is encoded by the exons ATGTCAGTACCAAGGGAGACCGCCTTCAGGGAGTTTACCAGGCTGAATCTCCGCCCGGTCGTTCCTCCAGGTGACAAGCCTCTATCCCCGCGTGCGACGACTTCAGCTTCAACATCTGCACCGCGTCGCTCCTCGACAGGTCCATCAGCGTTTCAGTTCCCGGCGCGCCCAGCGGCTCGGGTGAGAGCCCCGGAGATCCCGCTCACTTCGGGCACCGATTCCGAAGACGAGCCTTTGCTACCGTCCGGAGAACCGTCAGACGATGACGATACCTCCGTCCAGGCGTCCCCGCAGCAGATTCATCACCCGGATCCATCTTCCCCAACTGACGATGTACGCTCATTTAATgagcacatcattaagatgtccagggctctgggcATTGATCTTTCCTACCCAGAGGAAGAGGCTCGGGATCCTGTAGAGCATTGGGTGCATGGCCGGGTGCCCACGCCGCCCTCCATTCCACTGCTGCCGTCCTTCGATTCCATCGTCCGGAGGTCATGGGATACGCCGACGTCCCTCGTCGGCTCCTCTAGGAAGATCGAGGCTCTCTACCGGATCTCCCCATCGAGTTGCTCTTGGTTGACCGACCACTCCAGGCAGAACTCAGCGATTGTTGAAGGGGCCCAACAGACCTTCGTCCCAAAGCAGGCGACTTCCCCAGCCGATCGGGAGGCTAAAAAGATTGATGGTCTAGCCAggaaggcctactcggcatcaGCCCCCGTCGTCAAAGCCATcaattacaccgcctgcatgggggcctatgtcCAGACATTGATGGAGGGCATCTCGCCActcgtcccggacgtcccggaCGAGGTCCAGCGACGCTTGGTGGAGATCCGGGATGAAGCCCATTCGGTCGAGAGTTGGCTTATCACCGCCTCCAGAAATGTGGCCGACTGCGCAGGACAGGCGATGTCAGCTTCGTTGGCTCTATGCCAACATGCGTGGCTGAGGGGGTCAGACCTCAATGCCAGCGTCAAGTCGACTATTGAGGACATGCCCCTGGACAGTACCGGCCTCTTCCATGCTGACACCGACGagcgcctgaaccgcaagttcaggatgaaggcggcagTGAGGAAGCATGGGATGTCCTCTTCTTCCATCCAGCCATTCCGGAAGAGGCAGCGCCAGTGGCAGCCCCAAG ggcctgtggttcgcgacggtcGACTTGAAGGATGCTtacttccacatcggaattcgggagttccacaggagattcctcgccttcgccgtcggctccaccgcataccactacaacgtgctccccTTTGGCCTTGCCATGGCTCcgagggtcttcacaaagtgcatggcgcCAATGGTGGcgtaccttcatcagaagggctacagggtcttcccttacctggacgactggctgtttgtcgCCGACTCACAGCAGGACCTCCGAGACGCaatctcattcgccttgcaccttttggactccctcggactggtcGTCAACGAGGAGAAGTCTCACTTCACCCCGACCAGACAGGCCAAGAGGCtacgcctttctccctccagaccgtttccaggcatTGGTAG